The DNA sequence GAGTAGaaaatcttttattttatataattttttggGATTGCATGTGTTTTTGGAGAAGCGATGTTGCTATTTTTTTAAGCTTTTGCAACTGAATTGTTTAGTTAGAGATCATCGTATGTATCTGTTATAGATTTTGTTAGTTTTGGTCGAGTTTTGTATCAATTTCTTCACAAAATTTTGAAACTGTTTGTtcgtataatttttttttaaaaaaaatttctcATTGAACCTAGTTTCAATTGTGAAACAGAGCAATATGATAGGACAAACTCGTTCGATGAGTTCATCACCTTATTCAAAGTCGGTTTCAATTGAGAAATCGAGTAACATGAGAAGAGAAACTAGGTCGATGAGTTTATCTCCTCATTCAACCCCGATTTTAGTTGAGAAATCAATTGATGAACGAAATATAGGAAGACAAAATCGTTCCGACAGTGTTAAAGTGTTAGAATCTCGAAAGGATGTTGTTCGACAATCTGAGAAAAAGAAGAGCAAAAGGGTTAGAGTGGATGATGTTCAAGGTAAGAGAAAATATGTCGTGGAGGACGAAGTGAATTTGGGTGTCAAACCAAAAAAAAGTAAGGTTCAGAAGGCAGAAAAAGTTAAAATTCCTAACAAAGTTTGTAAGGTACATACAATTTCAGTTAAATTTTTTTCTGTTGTTGCATCTTCTTTTAAAATTGGATTTAgtttatatttgtttatttttattcGTGTCATTTATTTGTAGCCTTGGAAGCTTTATATTCCACTTGGTGAGCCTTTTCCTGTTACTCATTGGACATCATACACTAATGTGGGCATCGTATCAGTTTTACAGTCAAAGTTGACTAATGTCCAGCTTCGGATGTTTAGGGAAAGCTGTTTTGGCTATTTTTTTGATTTACTTCGAGTTGCTATCCATGCACAACTTATTCATTCTTTAATGTTTAGGGAGTTGGTTCAAGATAAGTGTGATCAGTTTTATGTGAAATTGAATGACGAATGTGTTTTACGTTTTGATCTTCGGGAATTTGGTGATGTAAGTGGTTTAAACTGTTGTGGCAATGAATATATTGAGAGTAACTTCAGTAGACCCAATAGGTTGATGGATACTTATTTTTCTGGTCTTGAAGCGGTGTCAAAGAAGTCGCTTATTCATTATTTTGAGAAGAAAAAATGGCAGTGTGATGAAGACGCAATTAAGATTGCAATCATTTATTTCATAAACACATTTCTAATGTCCACTCAGGCTCAGAAGACATTTATAAGTAAATGTGATTTCTATCTTGTCGAGAGTGGTGAGTATATGTCATTTCCCTGGGGTAAGATTGCGTTTCGAGCTTTAATGAAGTCGGTGAGGGACAGGTTGGGGGGAAAGTCTGAGTTTTATAGGATTGGTGGATTTCCTCTTCCATTGCAGGTGTGGTTCTATGAATGTTGTACTGTAGTTGATCAAAAGTTTGTTGTTCGCATTGGAGATCATACACTACGCATATTGAATTGGGAAATGACAGACAGGCCAACGCGTGAGAACTTCTCTACTGGTTTCTTCAACAGCACAGAGAATAAGGGACCAGCTTTTATGTATTGATGGGTTATACATATATGATACACTGTAATTCATTGTGAtacatcaaatatataatttttatacatctTTGATACATCTAGAACTGAAGCACTTTTTGTTATATTTGCAGTTTAAAAATATTTCTCCTACAACTGAAGAACTAAGGAGATTTACTTTGCCTGTTGAAGTTAACGATGAGTATCAGAAATATTTGACATCACGTAATAAGGGAAAATTTCCTATTGATGATAGTGATGATTTTGTCACGCCACCCCCGAAACAGATTAAGGAGCATGTTCCATCAAAAAAGGTGCCGGGTGTCCAACCTGTTGATTATGATCGTGAGTTGCAAAAGTTGAAAGCTgatgttaaaatatatatatatatatatatatatatatatatatatatatatatatatattaaaagttTTGTTAAAAATGTATAATGtctattatttttcttatttgtttcCTTTTGTAGTTCCATAAGCAGTTAAAGTCGTTCATGGAATATGTTTCTGATAAATTCAAGGAAGTCTTTAAGTTGATAAATTTCAAGTTATATGTTTCTTTTCCATTGtgcatttccttttatttttttagttaacTTACtgtattcttttttttaaaaatagtttgGTGCAAGCGAAGACAAATATGGTGCACATCCAGAGGAAGACATCAGTGGTCGTCAAGCCAATAATGATTTTGTGAGCAATACGGAGTTTGGTGGAAATGAAGATGTTGACATGGATGGTTGTAAGGTGTGTTTAGTTGTGCATTCTgcacttttcctttttcttttctttgttgtttttgataattcaattaatttttttttaaaaaataggtCGGTGGAAGTGAAGGCAAAGATGTTCCATATTCTCAAGGAGATACCAGTGCGCATCATCATAACAACATTGTGCTCGATTCAGCAGATCAGTTAGGTGTCAATATTATGGAAGAACCTTCAGGTGTGAAAGTTAACATGTTCATTGCTGAAGTAACTTTCACACCAGATGTAGCGCATGCTAGCGTTATTGGTGAGACTGCATATGAGGCAGCAGGGGAGATGGAGGCAGAATCTGAGAAAGAAAAGGTTCCTGAATCTCAGACTGGCGTTGTATGTGTGACTGCAAGTGTTGATGAGGCGGCATGGGAGATGAAGGAACAATTTGAGAAAGAGGTTCCTGAATTTCAGATTGTTTTGTACAAGCCTGAATTACTTCCTGAAGTTTCGCCGCAAATGGAAAAAAGAAAGAGATGTCCTGCAAAGATCGTGCAGTCTCCGTTCATTACTGTATTTGATTCAGGATCCAGTACTAGTGTTGttgaagcaaaagaaaaaaagcaAATTTATGCTGTTAAGCATCCTTTTCAAAGCAAAATCGGAACTGGCATTAACAACTCTTTGTTAAATGTATTTATTGCATGGGACAAAGAAGGGAAGTCCAGAAAGAAGTATGTTTCCAACTTCTGAgttttgttcaattttatattttaatatattgtCATTTGTAGCATTATTTTATATCATTTTACTGTATCTCTTTTGTGTATATCTGTTACCAGAAATGAAATTTACCCGAACCATGTTAGTGAACTCAATCCTGCTTATGATCTTGGGGTAttgataagtgaggattttgactacttattagcgcattttagctttcgttttagtccaaaagcgcttaattgtgtttccgaaaattgataaaatatacttaattgcaggaatattagaAGATGAGGTCCCGAGATAAAATCCAATTGAAGAAGGAGTAATATGAACACAAGGACAAAAACAGGTACAAAAGCTCAacatgcggaccgcagaatatcatctgcggccatAAGTCGTGAAGCAATTCCATCAGAGAATGTTGCAAGATGCGGACCGCACACgaattatgcaaccgcagaagcTGGGCcagagcaaaagttcagagaacctgtgTAAAGCCCCGtggattttcataattaattcgagTTAATCTATTAAATCTGAGCTACATGGTTATTCGAGTGGAACAAAGTTATTGGAATGCTTAGAGATAATTTTAATAGTTAATTATTGAATTAGTGGAGGTTACAAGGTCAACAAATGCATTTGGAGCATATCAAGTTTCTATATCGTAAGGGCCGAAATTtatgagaactcaaagaatttAATAAGAAAACAAGGATTTTAAAATCCTAACCTCTTGCTGGCATCGAAAAAGGGATTTAGAAAAGTAGAAAGGTTGTTGGCTAACAAAGGGACAAAGGTACAAAGGAATAAAGGGGACAAGGGAATTAATTATTAAAGACAAAGGCAAACATGTAAAGTTGGGAAATGAAATGAACAAAGTTGAAGACCAAAATGTTACTTCAGTGCTGGACGCTGCACTTGATGCGTCGCATCTCCATCGCGTCCGAAATAAATTGGAACCCATAGTGAGACAGTAAACTTGTCCCATAGCGCCAAAGTTGGCGTCCGCTCAAGTTGAAGGAGTTGGGACGCACGCGATGAAGCATGCGACGCGTCCCATGCGGCATCCGAATTCTGAAGCCTTTTAAAGGTAATTATGGGAGGAGATTGgtcttttattttgggactttgtATTTGAAGACTTAGAGAGAGAAGAAATCTTTCTACCATTAATACACCTTTAAGATAAGAATTTAATTTATTCTTGATAGATTTAGTTCATTAATTACATCTCTTAACTCTATAACTACATGAAAATTatagatttttgaagaaaatctcaagaacacttcaagaactcaaatcttgaattttctaAGGTTTGACAAAGAGATAATCTCTTCACTCCAAACTTATATATTATACTCCATGGATGTAGTAGAGTATGTTTATAAAGATAGATTTAC is a window from the Nicotiana tomentosiformis chromosome 10, ASM39032v3, whole genome shotgun sequence genome containing:
- the LOC104120372 gene encoding uncharacterized protein encodes the protein MIVMILSRHPRNRLRSMFHQKRCRVSNLLIMIFGASEDKYGAHPEEDISGRQANNDFVSNTEFGGNEDVDMDGCKVGGSEGKDVPYSQGDTSAHHHNNIVLDSADQLGVNIMEEPSGVKVNMFIAEVTFTPDVAHASVIGETAYEAAGEMEAESEKEKVPESQTGVVCVTASVDEAAWEMKEQFEKEVPEFQIVLYKPELLPEVSPQMEKRKRCPAKIVQSPFITVFDSGSSTSVVEAKEKKQIYAVKHPFQSKIGTGINNSLLNVFIAWDKEGKSRKKYVSNF